A region of Geobacillus sp. 46C-IIa DNA encodes the following proteins:
- a CDS encoding peptidoglycan-binding protein — translation MKSSHIVLATAFASALFLAPDDGEAAEWKEGMSSPKVKELQQLLKEKGFFSYPQATGYFGPITEEAVRAFQQAVHLPTTGVVDDATYAKLRAFVPTARALSVGMRGDDVKVLQQRLKQLGYFQYPQITGYFGTMTEAAVKQFQQANGLRATGKADAVTIERLRQAASQRTTATSSSSATLNIGSSGSKVSELQNNLKRLGYFTYPKITGYYGTVTADAVRRFQKDNDLPATGSVDPTTFGRIEDAVKKKTAPPAEEDRSSLYLTIGARGEEVKRVQANLKQLGYFTYPEITGYYGTVTADAVRRFQKDAKLQATGIVDDATYERLIGQAPAPKGQAPASSLDVIELIADAAELLGTPYVWGGETPEVGFDCSGFLTYVFKQQGVSLPRTVADIWSVGKPISSPAVGDIVFFETYKKGPSHAGIYIGNDQFVHSGASTGVTISQLNNPYWKARYLGAKRYY, via the coding sequence GTGAAGTCAAGCCATATCGTGTTAGCCACCGCCTTTGCCTCTGCGCTCTTTTTGGCGCCGGACGACGGGGAAGCAGCGGAATGGAAAGAAGGCATGAGTTCCCCAAAGGTGAAAGAGTTGCAGCAATTATTAAAGGAAAAAGGGTTTTTTTCTTATCCGCAAGCCACGGGCTATTTTGGGCCCATTACGGAGGAGGCGGTGCGGGCGTTCCAACAAGCTGTCCATCTGCCAACAACCGGTGTCGTCGATGATGCGACTTACGCGAAGCTGCGTGCGTTCGTTCCAACGGCTCGCGCGTTGTCCGTTGGCATGCGCGGCGACGATGTGAAAGTGCTTCAACAGCGGCTCAAACAGCTCGGTTATTTCCAATACCCACAGATTACCGGTTATTTCGGGACGATGACCGAAGCGGCCGTGAAGCAGTTTCAACAAGCGAATGGGCTTCGCGCCACTGGAAAAGCCGATGCCGTGACAATCGAACGCCTTCGGCAAGCGGCCAGCCAACGGACAACCGCCACATCGTCTTCATCGGCGACGCTCAACATCGGTTCAAGCGGTTCCAAGGTCAGCGAACTGCAAAACAACTTAAAGCGCCTCGGCTATTTTACCTACCCGAAGATTACCGGCTATTACGGAACCGTGACAGCGGACGCCGTCCGCCGTTTCCAGAAGGACAACGATTTGCCAGCGACCGGTTCGGTCGACCCAACAACGTTCGGACGCATTGAAGATGCAGTCAAGAAAAAAACAGCCCCACCGGCTGAAGAGGATCGCTCTTCCCTTTATTTGACGATCGGTGCGCGCGGTGAAGAAGTGAAGCGGGTTCAGGCCAATTTAAAACAGCTTGGCTATTTTACCTACCCGGAGATCACCGGCTATTACGGAACCGTGACAGCGGACGCTGTCCGCCGTTTCCAAAAAGATGCCAAACTTCAGGCGACTGGCATCGTGGATGACGCCACGTACGAGCGCCTGATCGGACAAGCTCCAGCACCTAAAGGACAAGCTCCGGCGTCCAGTCTCGACGTCATCGAACTTATTGCTGATGCGGCTGAGCTGCTTGGCACGCCGTACGTTTGGGGCGGCGAAACTCCGGAAGTCGGCTTTGACTGCAGCGGTTTTCTTACATACGTGTTCAAGCAACAAGGTGTTTCATTGCCGCGGACGGTGGCGGACATCTGGAGCGTTGGGAAACCGATCTCTTCTCCAGCTGTCGGAGACATCGTGTTTTTTGAGACGTACAAAAAAGGCCCTTCCCACGCTGGCATTTACATCGGCAACGATCAGTTCGTCCATAGCGGCGCTTCAACAGGTGTGACGATCAGCCAATTGAACAACCCGTATTGGAAAGCCCGCTACTTAGGGGCGAAGCGGTATTATTGA